The DNA window GCCCCCTGGGTGCAGGGCACGACTTCGTGATAGGACAGTGCTCAGGGTCATTGATTTGGGATTTGTAACAAAACCCAGGCCATGTCCGGACGCTGTCCCCCGCCTCTGAGGAACAGTTGATTTTTCGTTTATCCCGGGAGTGCAGGCACTTGTGCTGCTTCGGAACCGAGGCTAAGCACAGAagtgcccgccccccgcccgcaCAGGCGACCGAAGCCgccccaggggcagggccaggaatATGGGTTTTTGGTAATTGGCCTGGTGATCCGTGGGGCCCAGATCCCCAGGGAACCCGGCATGGAACCCCCCGGGGCCACTCTGTGTGGCTGTGGACACTGCGGGAATTTCCCCCCCGGGCCGACCCCAACGCGTGGCCCTGGCCGTGTTCTGTGATTGCGGGACCTCTCTGTGACTGTACGAGCAGCAGCTCCCAGCTCCACAGCCTGTCCTTTCTGCGCTGGCCTTTGCCCGTAGCAGAAGAGTCCCCCACCTCCTCACTGATCAAACAGACTCTGGTGCTGCAAGCACCCCGCATCCAAACACGCTGCCCTCGCCGGTTCCTCTGGGTGCCGAGGGCTCAGACCGTGTTTGCGTTTGGTCAGAGTccagagggctggaggggcaccTCGGGGACCATCTCGTAGCTGCACCCTCCCCTCACTGTCTGGTCTGCGCAGGCCTGTTTGGCTGGAGTAGAGAGAGACACGTGATGGGGAGGTGGCCAGAAGCAAGGTGAGGCCTTGGGTGGTGGTGAATAAACTTTTAATTGCATAATATATGAATCACACCCATATACAGTTAGTTTGactttcttgtaaaaaaaaaaaataggggagGTGCCCATTTGCCTCCCGGAGCTGGCCCTTTCCTGGTCTAAATGAAGAAGAGGACAGCAAGGGAATCACTCTGGAGAAGCTGCAACCAACCACTCTAGCGCGGAACCCAACCCTCGAGGGGTGGGACTTGGTTTCCCTTCCTGGCTCATAGGCCCCTGATGCTGCCTTTGAGGGGCTGGGGGAGTCCAGGGTGAGAAGGGCCAGCTCTGGATGGCTGCCCTGAGGCAGCTTGGGCAGAAAGAGGAGGCGGGAAGAGGCGGGCTGTGGGCGTGTCCTGCTCCGGCATCTGGCAGGAGTGTGTGTGGAGCTGACCAGACACCTATGACTCCTGTCTCCTAGGTGGCCCGAGGCAGCCGGGATGCCAGCTCTCCCCAGGAACCCTGCTTCCTGCTGAGAAACATGATCAACAAGTCCCGTGAGTGATGCCCAAGAGCCTTCACCCTGAAATATGCCTCCCGAGAAGCAGTCTTCATTATCGTCCTGGGACCTGGGGGGCTGTGGAGGGACGGACAAGGAGCTAGGGCCCCCCCTTCAACTTGAAGGACATTGGAAGTGCTCGGGCCCGAGCCCTTTGCTGGAAAGCAAGGGCCAGACCGGGCCAGAAGCTGGGCCAGCCTGAGTTGCGGGTGGGGGGGTCCCAATGGGGTCGGTGAGAAGGTGGCCGAGGGCTGCACCTGCCTCTTTCTGCCTCTAGCTCCTCTGTGCGTGTGCCCTGCAGGCTGGAAGCTGCTGGCCATGTTGGTGCTGGTGCTGGTCATCATGGTTTGGTACTCCATCTCCCGAGAGGACAGGTACGTCGGGCTGCGAGTCCGGCTCCCACGTCCTCAGACTCCGGAAGGAACGTCACatggtgggggcagagtggggcagggCGGTCAGAGAGCCCCAGGGTTACCTCTCCCTGTAGCTGCTGGCATGAGATTCTTCCAGGAGGGTAGGTGGTGGGTTTGGGGGCGGGGCATGGGATGACACCCCCAGACCCTTGCTGGGGCGTTCAGAAGGAACAGCTGCCTCCTCCATGGTTTGGTTTCAAAATGGACCAGGGGTTGAAATGACCCCCCTCTCCCCGGCATGTTGTGCTCCAGCACCTGGGACCCGTGTGCCGTGGGAGAAGGTGGATGCTGGGCTCCACGGCTGACCGCAGctcctgtctctcctcttccaCCCCCAGTTTCTATTTTCCCATCCCAGACAAGGAGGAGCCCTGCCtgcagggggaggcagagaggaaggccGCTAAGCTCTTTGGCAAGTGAGTGCTTGGGCTGAGGTGGGTGGGCAGAGCCTGAGGTGAGCCTGGATTGAGTTTCACAGGGTGGGGGGCCTCAGAGCTAGCTGGACTGGGGGTGGCGTGCTGGTGGACCTGGGTTAGAAGAAGTCAGGGAAGGAGGGCGTGGCCCTTGGACATGGTGTAGGAGATGAGTCAGGGGCCTGATCCTGGTTCTGACCTTTCCACATTAATCCTTTCCCACCCGCACCCTGCTCTCTGCAGCTACTCTCGAGATCAGCCCTTCTTCCTCCGGCTTAAGGATTACTTCTGGGTCAAGACACCCTCCGCCTACGAGCTGCCCTACGGGACCAAGGGGAGTGGTAAGCACTGCCTGGGGTTGTGGGGACAGCGGGTCACCTTGGCCACCCCCTCCTGTTTGGCACTCCACAGTCCCCGTGCCCAGGTTCTCAGCCgggcccaggctctgccctggggcaggggcgcAGAAGGCAGGCAAAGCCCTGAGGagtggaagagggagaatggCACGCTGGCTCTTGTCATCAGCCCCTTCCGATCGGTTCTTTTCGTAGAGGACGTGCTCCTCCGGGTTCTGGCCATCACCAGCTCGTCCATTCCGGAGAGCATCCTGCGGTAAGCAGACTGCCCACTCGCTCTGGCTCCagtgcctcctccttcctgccccagcgAGCAGCAGTCGGGGCCCAGCACCCCCATGGAGCCCTCCTGTCACTGGTCCCCCACGGCCCATTTGGCCCATTTCCTAGCCTGCCCATCTCCAGGGGAGGCAAGTGCATCGGTCCCCGCAGCAGTGAGCCTGGGCGTCTGGCTGCTGGAGCAGGCAGAGGCTGCTGAGGGGTTGCCGGGGCAACAGGCAGGCCCAAGCAGCAGGCGAGGGGCTCTGCAGTGGGGTTCCTTACTGGCACTCCTCAGTTGTCTTCatgtctctcctcctctccctcccgtGCTCTGCTCGGTTTCCTCTCCGGTTACAGAGGCCCAGTGCCGCAGAGGCAGCAACACAATGAGCATGGCCCCCTGGAGATGCCTGTCCCCCGGGGACCAGGGACTCGGGGGGTCTGGGGAGGGATCCTGAGCCTGGCCGGGCAGAGGCAGACCCAGGGCGGGGCAGCAGTTGCTCCTGGATCTGAGCGCCCTCTCCCCGGCAGCCTCCAGTGCCGCCGCTGCGTGGTGGTGGGCAACGGGCACCGGCTGCGCAACAGCTCGTTGGGCGAGGCCATCGACAAGCACGACATGGTCATCAGGTCTGTATGGCCGGCTTGCCCGCTTCTGGTTGGGGGCGGCTGCAGACAGACTGGGGCACCCCGGGCAATGGCAGcatcctcctgcctcccaggctgAACAACGCCCCCGTGTCTGGCTATGAGGGTGATGTGGGCTCCAAGACCACCATGCGCCTCTTCTACCCGGAGTCTGCGCACTTCAACCCCAAGGTGGAGAACAACCCCGACACGCTGCTCGTCCTGGTGGCTTTCAAGGCCATGGACTTCCACTGGATTGAGAGCATCCTGAGCGATAAGAAGCGGGTATGTGGGGACACGGGGACCCTGCCTGAGTCTGGCCCTCCGTGCCGTGATGTCTGCTCTGCTGTCCCAGAGCTGGCGTGGGGAGACGTGAACCCAGTCTCCTGCAGGGCTGCCCGGCAGCCAGGGCCCGGGGCTGGAAGGAGTCAGGTGGCAGCCAAGGGCGCCCCAGGCTCGAGGCTGCCTGGGGCAGAAAAGCTGCCAAACTCTTTGCCAGGGAGAGAGCCGGGAGCGGAGGAAAGGGCAACAGTCATCTCCCAGGCAGGGGCAGGTTAGGATATTCAAGACCTGGGTCCTCTCCAGGTGTTCCCCACAAAGTCCACTGTGTCTCCTTATCATCCGGTCAAGTGCCGAACTGTCCCTCTGGTGCTTTTGCCCAGTGTTGACACAGCTCTGACTTCGAGGCCCACCCCCTCGCCCCCCACCTGCCTGCAGATTCTTAGAAGTGGGATGGCTGCGCCTCGTTCTCACTCTCCTGGCCCCTCTGGGTGGGGGTGCCCTCCTCTCTCGCCCTGCTCCGCTCCTCTGGTCCCCCTTTCTTATCTCTGGTGCAGGCCTTCACCTCCCTGCCCTCGCCCTGAGGATCTCGGCCATCACATGGACCCCATTCCCTGGCCGAGGACCTCTGGGCTAGACCTGAGAAGCACCCCATCTCCCATCCCTTCCTTCCAACCTCAACCCCCTAGGTGCGAAAGGGCTTCTGGAAACAGCCTCCACTCATCTGGGATGTCAACCCCAAGCAGATTCGGATTCTGAACCCCTTCTTCATGGAGATGGCAGCTGACAAACTGCTGAGCCTGCCCATGCCACAGCCACGCAAGGTTAAGCAGGTGCTGATGTGACGGGCAGCCAGAGGGGCGGGGGCGCAGGTGGGAAGTAGGTGGGGGGGGCCCGAGAGAGTCAGGAAGCCGGAGAGGccccagagagaggagagagccaTCAGCTCCCATAGGAGTCGCACCTGTGAAGGCCGGGGGACCTtcgggcacacacacacacacacgcgtgtgTTAGCCTGCCCAGGCTGGGGACAGCGCAGACTTGCGAACCCCAGGCCATCTCCAAAGTGAAGAGTTCCGGGAGGGCCATTCCTGGGGCTAGGGGCGGGACTTAGAGGATGGTTTGGGCAGGCACCGGTCAACATTTGTACATTGGGCCTGGCTGGGACAGTCTCGGCCTTATCTGCAGGACAGCTCAAGCCGGGACAGCCGCTGTCAGATCGAGTCAGCGGCAATCTCGCAGAGGGGTCGGCCCGGGCTGAGGTTTTGAGCTTGCAGTTTGAACGGCCTACCACGGTGAATCACAGAGGCATGGTGTAGTTTTGCAGGTTTAGGTTTTAGCTCTCAGTGCCCTTGGTGGTCACATGGTCACCGTTGGCTTGGTGCTACCTGAGCCTCTGAGAGGCCGGGCGGGCAAGCAGACAGAGGTGACCAGCAGAAGCAGACAGGActcctgtggccttgggcaagtcagctGCTCggagcctctgttttcttatctctgCAGTGGGGGTGTGACCTTTGAA is part of the Desmodus rotundus isolate HL8 chromosome 7, HLdesRot8A.1, whole genome shotgun sequence genome and encodes:
- the ST3GAL4 gene encoding CMP-N-acetylneuraminate-beta-galactosamide-alpha-2,3-sialyltransferase 4 isoform X6, with amino-acid sequence MGEDSALAQGAQQPPEAVARGSRDASSPQEPCFLLRNMINKSRWKLLAMLVLVLVIMVWYSISREDSFYFPIPDKEEPCLQGEAERKAAKLFGNYSRDQPFFLRLKDYFWVKTPSAYELPYGTKGSEDVLLRVLAITSSSIPESILRLQCRRCVVVGNGHRLRNSSLGEAIDKHDMVIRLNNAPVSGYEGDVGSKTTMRLFYPESAHFNPKVENNPDTLLVLVAFKAMDFHWIESILSDKKRVRKGFWKQPPLIWDVNPKQIRILNPFFMEMAADKLLSLPMPQPRKVKQKPTTGLLAITLALHLCDMVHIAGFGYPDPHNRKQTIHYYEQITLKSMAGSGHNVSQEALAIKRMLEVGAVKNLTYF
- the ST3GAL4 gene encoding CMP-N-acetylneuraminate-beta-galactosamide-alpha-2,3-sialyltransferase 4 isoform X3; amino-acid sequence: MSGSDTCFPAQVARGSRDASSPQEPCFLLRNMINKSRWKLLAMLVLVLVIMVWYSISREDSFYFPIPDKEEPCLQGEAERKAAKLFGNYSRDQPFFLRLKDYFWVKTPSAYELPYGTKGSEDVLLRVLAITSSSIPESILRLQCRRCVVVGNGHRLRNSSLGEAIDKHDMVIRLNNAPVSGYEGDVGSKTTMRLFYPESAHFNPKVENNPDTLLVLVAFKAMDFHWIESILSDKKRVRKGFWKQPPLIWDVNPKQIRILNPFFMEMAADKLLSLPMPQPRKVKQKPTTGLLAITLALHLCDMVHIAGFGYPDPHNRKQTIHYYEQITLKSMAGSGHNVSQEALAIKRMLEVGAVKNLTYF
- the ST3GAL4 gene encoding CMP-N-acetylneuraminate-beta-galactosamide-alpha-2,3-sialyltransferase 4 isoform X4 encodes the protein MGEDSALAQGAQQPPEAVARGSRDASSPQEPCFLLRNMINKSPPLCVCPAGWKLLAMLVLVLVIMVWYSISREDSFYFPIPDKEEPCLQGEAERKAAKLFGNYSRDQPFFLRLKDYFWVKTPSAYELPYGTKGSEDVLLRVLAITSSSIPESILRLQCRRCVVVGNGHRLRNSSLGEAIDKHDMVIRLNNAPVSGYEGDVGSKTTMRLFYPESAHFNPKVENNPDTLLVLVAFKAMDFHWIESILSDKKRVRKGFWKQPPLIWDVNPKQIRILNPFFMEMAADKLLSLPMPQPRKVKQKPTTGLLAITLALHLCDMVHIAGFGYPDPHNRKQTIHYYEQITLKSMAGSGHNVSQEALAIKRMLEVGAVKNLTYF
- the ST3GAL4 gene encoding CMP-N-acetylneuraminate-beta-galactosamide-alpha-2,3-sialyltransferase 4 isoform X5, yielding MSGSDTCFPAQVARGSRDASSPQEPCFLLRNMINKSPPLCVCPAGWKLLAMLVLVLVIMVWYSISREDSFYFPIPDKEEPCLQGEAERKAAKLFGNYSRDQPFFLRLKDYFWVKTPSAYELPYGTKGSEDVLLRVLAITSSSIPESILRLQCRRCVVVGNGHRLRNSSLGEAIDKHDMVIRLNNAPVSGYEGDVGSKTTMRLFYPESAHFNPKVENNPDTLLVLVAFKAMDFHWIESILSDKKRVRKGFWKQPPLIWDVNPKQIRILNPFFMEMAADKLLSLPMPQPRKVKQKPTTGLLAITLALHLCDMVHIAGFGYPDPHNRKQTIHYYEQITLKSMAGSGHNVSQEALAIKRMLEVGAVKNLTYF
- the ST3GAL4 gene encoding CMP-N-acetylneuraminate-beta-galactosamide-alpha-2,3-sialyltransferase 4 isoform X1, translated to MINKSRWKLLAMLVLVLVIMVWYSISREDSFYFPIPDKEEPCLQGEAERKAAKLFGNYSRDQPFFLRLKDYFWVKTPSAYELPYGTKGSEDVLLRVLAITSSSIPESILRLQCRRCVVVGNGHRLRNSSLGEAIDKHDMVIRLNNAPVSGYEGDVGSKTTMRLFYPESAHFNPKVENNPDTLLVLVAFKAMDFHWIESILSDKKRVRKGFWKQPPLIWDVNPKQIRILNPFFMEMAADKLLSLPMPQPRKVKQKPTTGLLAITLALHLCDMVHIAGFGYPDPHNRKQTIHYYEQITLKSMAGSGHNVSQEALAIKRMLEVGAVKNLTYF
- the ST3GAL4 gene encoding CMP-N-acetylneuraminate-beta-galactosamide-alpha-2,3-sialyltransferase 4 isoform X2, with the translated sequence MINKSPPLCVCPAGWKLLAMLVLVLVIMVWYSISREDSFYFPIPDKEEPCLQGEAERKAAKLFGNYSRDQPFFLRLKDYFWVKTPSAYELPYGTKGSEDVLLRVLAITSSSIPESILRLQCRRCVVVGNGHRLRNSSLGEAIDKHDMVIRLNNAPVSGYEGDVGSKTTMRLFYPESAHFNPKVENNPDTLLVLVAFKAMDFHWIESILSDKKRVRKGFWKQPPLIWDVNPKQIRILNPFFMEMAADKLLSLPMPQPRKVKQKPTTGLLAITLALHLCDMVHIAGFGYPDPHNRKQTIHYYEQITLKSMAGSGHNVSQEALAIKRMLEVGAVKNLTYF